The following nucleotide sequence is from Zea mays cultivar B73 chromosome 1, Zm-B73-REFERENCE-NAM-5.0, whole genome shotgun sequence.
aaggtaagATGTTGttctacagaacatcttctgaggaatacacctatatgagttagactgctggtcacagtctatgggacttgggtaatccctaaatactcatgaaagacactgaagtgtgacttatatgcttctaaacagcgggaatacccttttgcagcctagtatcagcaaatgatttgagtgaatctcacttcgcacaaaactgtcaattcaaggcttagtccattgtttAGTTGTGAATGGGTCAAACTCTTAttttagatggatgttcaacttaacagtctccatcgaaacactggtatatcaaaggattgtgattctgatacttcatcattacaaactctagagtttggtggggattgttggatcttttatgggcttggcccatttattgaataaactatatggtgtgtaatggtggagaataccaatagtactgtattggaagtccaagggtcttttagcttgacttatatggtgagaattattccacttaatttgagaagtcaagaaatagaCAAGGTCATgtcacgcgcgcgcgccgccgccaccaccggcCGGGCCGGGCTCATATTGATTAGCTGACTGATCTTATTCATGATGGGCTTCATATTGATTAGTCCACTGTACGTAGACTCTCGATCTGCATGAATTGTACTCTCTTTGCTCGGCTTCATAGTCAAGTTCACATTGACACTTGGTAGGAATTACATTCCTCCATCCGGCTCCTTTCCAGAACCTTTGTTGATATCGTAGCAGCTATAGCCTGCGATTGATGCGAAGTGGCCGAACTCATCCTTTATTcctcgtatatatatatattaattagCCCGTACACGACAACACGACACGACTATAGAGGAGCGGTACACGAGACCAGTACACATGTAGAGAGACTAAACAGAAAAGTGACACAACCACCTGATAGCGCGCGGCAAGGCACGAAACAAGCAGGAAGATCAGCCCACGTGCGCACGTACATGCATGCACATTGCACACACGTACACGTACTAGCAGCGCGGCACGGAGACGCCGCAGGAGGCGACGACCTTGCGCGCGTTGGGGCTGTTGATGTAGCGCCCGTAGGTGGGGTTCTTCACGAACTGGCAGAAGCACCCCTGCTGCGCCTTGAGGTTGGAGCAGCACGACGCGGAGGGCCTCGCGCCGGCCGTGATCGCCGGCGCGCAAGCCGCCAGCTGCCCGGCGTTGCACGAAGCCGCCGACGCCGTCTCGGCCGCCGCCGTCGCCAGCACCACCAGCACTACCAGCGCCACTGCCGCCAtgccctgctgctgctgcttcgcCATGTAGTACTGTAGTGTATTCTCTTCTCTCCAACACTAGCAGACCGGTCGAGTTGGTGTTGGTGTGGTGGTGGTCGGAGCTATATATATAGCTGCTCAGTTTGTCGCTCATTTATAGGCAGGCAGCCAGCTAGCTCCCAACTGCCACTGCAGATTGCTAAACAGATGTACGTATGGTTCAAAGTTGTACACTTGTAGCTTGAGAGCTTGCTGTTTTTCTTTTCACCCGACAGTATGTACAGTGGTCCTATCAGCACGATACCACAGCTAGCACCACCAGCAGCTAGGTTGTACCGTTAACGAGCGTGATTATTATGGACGGCGCCGGCTTGATGGCCATGGCCACGCTTGGACTGCATTTAGAACAACCTGTGCTTAAATTG
It contains:
- the LOC107403162 gene encoding Non-specific lipid-transfer protein 2 precursor, which codes for MAKQQQQGMAAVALVVLVVLATAAAETASAASCNAGQLAACAPAITAGARPSASCCSNLKAQQGCFCQFVKNPTYGRYINSPNARKVVASCGVSVPRC